The region TACAGGAGATGCATTTGGTTGTTGGAAAAGTTgagaatcatttttctttttcagttccgGGTAATATCAGTTTTGTTAATGTGTGTGTGATAAAGAAAACACCTTAGACTTTCTCTTAGGCTTTTGTTAGttgtcaaggaaaaaaatatatactttctcTGAGGAAATATGGAAAGTTAAATAGATAGTTTTCATGTAGGGGAGAATGAGCACTTAGAGGAAAACCGAAAACTATTTGTTCATATTAAGTAAAGGTGAGTGCCTTCTCCATAGGAACCTAGGGCAAACAGCAGCACTCAAAGTGAAAGTGAGTGATTTGGCATTTATGATCTGCCCTTACAAAGTTGTCTCTGTTTGGGAGAACACAGCTTTGGACCCACATGAAATGAGTTCCTGCCTTATCTCAATCCACTAAAGACCTGTTCCTTTGACACAATGGTGCTTACTTCCTAGCCTATCATTACCTCTGGCAGTCCCATCTCGAGAGAATTTCAGGACTCTTATTTCTAGGCAACAGAATTGTGCTTTCTGTTCCCCAGAGCAACCCTCCTTGGTCTTCAAGTCAGAATCAGTGGCACTAGGAGAGATGCATCAGACGTTTCTACATAGTGACTGCAGTAAGTAGAGGAAGAGATGAAACAAGCCCAAACAGTATCCAGAAATTGGGGTCCATTTCAGATGATTATAAGGGCTGTCTGCACAATTATATCATTTAAACAAAATAGCCtgtgtcttttgttttcaacctTGTCATCAGGAGCTCTAATAGTCTGTCATAATGCAAGTGCAATGCAATTAATATCAATGCTGCACTCGTGTGAAAAGTTCTGTAGACACGTCCTAGTTCTAAAAGCTTTGGGAACAAACCTTGGAatcagaaagcctttcttcttGTGAGTATTCTGGAACTTTAGCAAgtggggaagaagagaagggagagatagacttgaagaaaaacagaacattCCAGTTCAGTggtaaaaaataaagggaaagggaCCTGAAATTTTGGTTGAGCAACTGTCAGAGATTCATTTTATGTGTAATGACTTTATgcttttaagtaaaattaaaaatcatttttagaatataaaaattaaaaaccctgtaattcaatgtaaaatatttttgactttgcCTGATCATGTGTTTTTGTTGGGACATATTACCTTAAACAGTCGAACTCTTTAAGAATGCCTGCTTTTGTAATGAATGATCTCTCTTTTCTTGCAGGACGCCTTCTCTGGATGTCAACTGAGTTACTAAGGCAACTCTACATGTCAGGAGACAGACCTTGGTAGAACTCCAAGGCTCCTGGAGACACTCATCTTCTCctcatttgttattattattttttttgtgtgtgtgttctcactGAACATTCAAAACTGTTTCTCCAAAGGGTTTTGCAAAAACtgagactgttttccaaagcagaagCACTGGAGTCCCCAGCAGACGCGATGGGCAGTGTGCGCACCAACCGCTACAGCATCGTGTCTTCAGAAGAGGACGGCATGAAGTTGGCCACCATGGCCGTCGCCAACGGCTTTGGGAATGGGAAGAGTAAGGTCCACACGCGACAACAGTGCCGGAGCCGCTTCGTGAAGAAAGACGGCCACTGCAACGTCCAGTTCATCAACGTGGGCGAGAAGGGACAGCGGTACCTGGCGGACATCTTCACGACCTGCGTGGACATCCGCTGGCGGTGGATGCTGGTTATCTTCTGCCTGGCTTTTGTGCTTTCGTGGCTGTTTTTCGGCTGCGTGTTTTGGTTGATCGCTCTGCTGCACGGCGACCTGGATGCGTCCCGGGAGAGCAAAGCCTGCGTGTCCGAGGTCAACAGCTTCACGGCCGCCTTCCTTTTCTCCATCGAGACCCAGACGACCATAGGCTACGGCTTCAGGTGCGTCACGGACGAGTGCCCGGTGGCCGTGTTCATGGTGGTCTTCCAGTCCATCGTGGGCTGCATCATCGACGCCTTCATCATCGGCGCCGTCATGGCCAAGATGGCGAAGCCCAAGAAGCGGAACGAGACGCTGGTCTTCAGCCACAACGCGGTGATCGCGATGAGGGACGGCAAGCTGTGCTTGATGTGGCGCGTGGGCAACCTGCGCAAGAGCCACCTGGTGGAGGCTCACGTGCGTGCGCAGCTGCTCAAATCCAGAATCACCTCCGAAGGGGAGTACATCCCCCTGGACCAGATAGACATCAACGTGGGCTTCGACAGCGGCATCGACCGCATCTTTCTCGTGTCCCCCATCACCATAGTCCACGAGATCGACGAGGACAGCCCTCTGTACGATTTGAGCAAACAGGACATCGACAACGCAGACTTTGAAATCGTGGTGATCCTGGAAGGCATGGTGGAAGCCACGGCCATGACCACCCAGTGCCGGAGCTCTTACCTGGCCAATGAAATCCTCTGGGGCCACCGCTACGAGCCTGTCCTGTTCGAGGAGAAACATTACTACAAAGTGGACTACTCGAGGTTCCACAAAACCTACGAAGTCCCCAACACCCCCCTTTGTAGTGCCAGGGACttagcagaaaagaaatacatcCTCTCCAATGCTAACTCATTTTGCTACGAAAATGAAGTTGCCCTCACTAGCAAAGAGGAAGACGATAGTGAAAACGGGGTTCCAGACAGCAGGAGTACGGACACGCCCCCTGACCTAGACCTTCACAACCAGGCCAGCGTCCCTCTAGAGCCCAGGCCGTTAAGGCGAGAGTCGGAGATATGACTTGACTGATTTCCTTCTCTGGAATATTCACTTTACAACACAGTCTGTTGGACAGAGGCCCAAAACAGTGATGCAGACGACGGTACTGGTGACGAGCTGGGTCGATCAAGCGGCCCCCAAGGGACTGAGGCAGGCACAGTGGTTTCAAAGGAAGACTGTAAGCCTGATGATTAACGTGAGCACTAAAGGTGCCTCTCCGTGACCCGATGGCACATATTATGTTGTAGAATaagttatggattttttttttttttatgtttttgttttatgtttttacaaaACTTGAACTTGCAGGCAAGCCTTGGTTGGGTATTTGACTTATCCAGAATGCTTCTCTATAGGGAAcaagaatgtttttaatggcataACAAAGGCAAGACTCTGCCTTAATCTTTGAAAAGCTGCTAACTACATGAACACAAATtgtatttttgttgcagtgtagtttttttttttttaattttgtgtaattttaaaGTCAGTGTTGAACTTTGTTGAAAGTTCACCATGTGCTTCAAAGTGGCAAGTATTTGGGTATTAATTGCCTAAAAGGAGAGCCTGATATTTTGAGGCCAGTAATTTGTTTGCTAGAattgattttctctctctctctctctctctttctttggttACATAAGGGCATTATGTAACACTAGCCAAATGGTAGCCTccgggttgtttgtttgttttgttgttttcctcCATGATGTTAATGGGTTATCTCAAATTTTAAGTTAGACTACCTAAAATAAATACCAAAGATAATGCATATTTTTGCACAATGAAGCTTAtactaaataaagaaacaaagcccCACGGGCTGCCTTGATATCAAGAGACAATAACTTTGAACCTCAGCAAGACCCTGAACCACTGGTTCTTTTTGCACCTTATTCAGAAAACACAGCGTTGTACACACAGAGTCCAGTAAGTGTAGtgcttttgaaattttgttcTTTCATGTAAACTTTCTtaattgaagaggaagaagaagaagaaaggagaagtacAACTCACAAACACACCCTGTCTTTCCTGCGGGGTGGTGTAGGCCAGGCTGATGCGTACGCTGAGAGATGGTGATGTGCGCTTTCTGATTGCGTGGGTTTTCCCTTTCTGCACATTCCAAACTGTATTCTGTAGGATCAGATCTTCACTAAACCTTGGTGGCATCCTGGCATCCTCAAGAACTGAGCCATCCAATGTGAAAGATGAATAGGTTGACATCACTGCTGCTGAGTTCATTGTCCTGTCAGGACATCACCAGCTCCACGCTCTCTTAAAGAGAGAAAGATGCCAGGCCTGGCCTCCAGGCTGCTTCTTCTCATCAGTCTGGAGTGACTTCTGCAGGGTCAGAGAGGCTAACAAATGCTAAAGCCGGGATGCAAAGAGGTGTGGACAAGCCACTTTGATGCAGCACTTCAGATAAAGTATTCAGGAGGGACAGGaaaacttgtcttttttttatggCAGAGGGGAGGAGTGAAAGTGCCTCAGGATTTTCGGGTCAAAGAGAGccataaaaattaacataatcaCAAATAAAAGAGATAATAGTGTAAAGGGATTATTTTCTGTGTGTAAACTCATGATTGAATGTGAGCTGACTCTGTCTTCTGTGGGGCTCCTAGAGCAGCTTACAAAAGAAGGATGCATTGTTTTCCAGAAGCTTCTCCTGCCTGGTGGGACCCTGTTGCtcggacacttttttttttctttttcgttcCCTGCTCTAACTCAAAGATGGagctctttttttggtttaacGTTCCCTGTTTGTGAATTCTGGGGTTATTGACTTTTTAATTGGAGTCTCCAAATCAGCTCTTTTATGGTATTATATCCCTGTATGCCATTAAAAAACAGCTTGTTCTAGGGTTATGTATTTGCTAATTGGATGCTTCTGATGAGCTCTGGTTCTTGAACAGCCATATCCGAGTGCAGTGCCTGCAACACATAATGACAGTTTCTGCTGTTTTCAGCCTTCCACTTTGATGGGTTTGCGAGCCATGGTGTTATTTTCATTGAAACCAAGAAAGAGACGCAAAGCAAGTGGATGTTATTTTAGACCCAAATTTTAAGGCAGGTTTGGGAAGTTGTTTAAAGAGTTAAAGGAATTGGAGATTAAGTGGACAAGAGAACTCCCAGAAGAGATAACAATTTGGTCTTTGATAGCGAGACGGTATATTGAGGGCTTCAGCTGCTGCTATTATGATGTTTTTGTAAAGGAAACTCATCAAGCCAAAGAGTATTCAGTGATATGTCAATTAAATGAAGATGCAGTGGAGAATGAGGTGGGGGGGACCACAAAAGAGGCTCTCCCCCCAAACACACAGTGCTACCACTTAAAAAAAGACTTCAGATATATGAAAGAGGATGGGTGTGGGggcaagaaagagggagagaaatctTTCAAcctatttctgaaaaagaaaaaaaaaagtctaaaatttctggtgcacaagtttgttttttttttcaagaaaattttgCAGAagctatgtttttaaaagtgtacattttataaagtttatcagatattttcatatttaaagccAAATGTAAATAGAAATCTGTAAAGGGAAAACAATTGCCATAGGAAGTATAATGTCAGTGCAGCAATTTCGGAGAGCTAGTACCTATATGCTACTGGTTAGCATggttttagcaaatatttaccaGCCTTATAAGGTTTGTATTGCTATgttcttctgttatttatttcagCATGGACTGTTCATTCGAAAGCTTTTTCCAGTTATTAGCATTTTAACAATTACAAGCtttaaatggcattttttttttttttttttttttgtcaagagcCAAGACGTAGGTAATGCACAACACTTACTGCTGCATTTTACCTTCAAAATATCTGTCTTCATCGACTGGATCTCTGTCACCAGTGTATACATGTGATTAGAGTGCAGATGGAAGGGGCTCACCAAGAATATCTGAGGGGCAATTCCTAGATGCTTGTTGCTTCTCTATTGCAAACAAAACCCTGTTGAATTTACTTAGAATTTATTCCCTTTTATAGAATTGTTACCCATATCTGGATGGGCGCTATATTTTGAGAGGGGGGAAGTCATAAATTTCAGGTtatcctatttttaaataaaatgtagacAAAGTGAATTCTATTTTGAATACCGAGAAAGGAATAGTTTTGTATCCCTCTAAGAGTATACTTGAATCAGACATTAGAAGGATGTCACCATAGCATTGCTGTCATTTCCGAATTCCTAGACTAAGTTTgctttacattgtttttgttttgttttctttcttccctttactCTCCTGTCCCAAATCTTGGTGTGTATTTGATGAGCTTTGTCATCCAAATCATGTTCCCCTTGCAAATAATGGGTGTAATTTCGTATTTTATAATAAGCTGCTCAGTAAAGGCAAAAAGCTTGTCCTGAGAAGTAGAGTGAGTTCTTTCCACTCTGTGTCTAATAAcataaaggtgaaaaaaaaaaaaagtgttgagcaGACACCTCCCCATCCTCAACCCTCAGTGAACCAGAATCTCTTTTCTAGTCCTAATGTTGGGTTTTAGCTCTGGGCTCTGGCAAATTGAACAATCCCGGCCTTTGAGAATCCTGATAGTTATTATTTCCCATTTGCCGTCTTTTTTGTACCTAAAGTCTTCCTCTTGTACTGCACAAACCATGgattgtacatatttttatatattatgtcttattttattatttctaaataaaaattaaaaaatgaatacagaTTGGTGCAAGAATCTTTGGGCTTTCTGTATGATGACTGTAGAAACACTGAGATATAGAACAAATGTTCCCAAACAATAGAACGCAAACCCCAGAGAGCTGGATGAATAGAACCATAGAAATTGCCTAAACAGACAGGTGCCCTGGGTGGCAGATTAGTTTAATCCAAGTTAGAGGAAGTCAAGctcatattttgtttttggacGGAATGGCGTAGGTagagaaaggataaaaaagaccaaaaataagcaaagaaaactaacaaaatattaacaaaaaacaaaattttggttttgtttaatgATAATATGTACTTTTTATCAAGTCTCAACTATGTTTTGAGTTCTtgctttatataatattttatctcattctcacacacacacacacacaaagaaaaaaacaacaaagagggATATTATTATTCTAGTTTTATAGATCAGAACTTGATCAACGGGTTCCATAAAGAGCCAGGTAGTAAATAATTTTGGCTTTAGGAGAGTCATTGTCTCAGGGAAGTAATTCCACTCTCCTAACGCAAAATCACCCCAGACAATGTGAAAAACAAGCTACGTTTCTGTAAAACTTCACTTACAGCCATAGGCAATTTGGCTAGTGGCCTATTATTGGTGGAGCCCTATCATAAATGAACACACTGAGTTTGAATTTTAAAGCTAATGAATTAACGAAATAATGGTTGAATTCAGGTTTTATCTTTCCCCAAACCTTGTCTAATCCCATCAGCTACCTGTTGTTTCAGGACACCAAAGTTAGGAAAGACATGGGGTGTCAAAGAAAGCACCCCTTTCTCTAGCAAATTTGGAATTACTGAACTGTTTCTCCACGTtgtaaacactgaggaaattttcaCACTGAAATACAGGTTGCtccttaatatttttctctttaacaaaATACTCATGGCCTTTATTATGTTTCAAAGAGAGTTTTGAGTTCTTCACGAATATTAAAGAATTTAATCTTAACAGCAACCCTCTGGGATAAGCTCATTGTTATCTTTATTTAAGAAACTTGGGAACTAAGGTCCAGAGAGGTCAGGCACCTTGTCTAAGTACACACAGCTTGTAGGCACAGCTTGTAGGGATGAGTGCTGAGATTTAAACTGAGGCCATTCGGAACGAGGCTGTGCTTTTTGTCACTTCGCTCCGAGACTTTTCTGTTGGAGATATTCTTGGTAAAACCTTCACCATTTACTCTAAAACTTTCCGCATCTCAGCTTTTATCCTTCTCAGGGATGAAAACACATCCTTTTTATCTGCACAGGATTAACGCAGGCTTCTAGTCTCATTCATAACATGTGCCCCAATTTCTCATTTAGTGTTTGCAGAGAGGGAACACATCACAAGGGATAGAATAATTACAAGCCCTGATAGTGGGATTTGGGTAAATTTCAAACTTCAGATTAATTACAATTAACTGGGAATTGCTAAGGTCTGTCTCCAGGCAAAACCGCAGTGCTCCATTACTAACCCAACGACAAACATCCTGCCACAGCCGTGCCCCACCTTCTACCCAGGTAGTCAGCCAAAGTGGTAACACGATCCTCTGAGTAATTGGGACGATTAAAACAGTGTCTGTGATAGTAAAGACAGTGTGTTGAATGCTATCTATATAGGACTCACctgtattttgattttaattgaatatatatatataaatatatatatatatacacacaaagaaaaggcagagatAGAGCTTCAGAGCCCTTCTTCTACTTGGATACTCT is a window of Nycticebus coucang isolate mNycCou1 chromosome 18, mNycCou1.pri, whole genome shotgun sequence DNA encoding:
- the KCNJ2 gene encoding inward rectifier potassium channel 2; the protein is MGSVRTNRYSIVSSEEDGMKLATMAVANGFGNGKSKVHTRQQCRSRFVKKDGHCNVQFINVGEKGQRYLADIFTTCVDIRWRWMLVIFCLAFVLSWLFFGCVFWLIALLHGDLDASRESKACVSEVNSFTAAFLFSIETQTTIGYGFRCVTDECPVAVFMVVFQSIVGCIIDAFIIGAVMAKMAKPKKRNETLVFSHNAVIAMRDGKLCLMWRVGNLRKSHLVEAHVRAQLLKSRITSEGEYIPLDQIDINVGFDSGIDRIFLVSPITIVHEIDEDSPLYDLSKQDIDNADFEIVVILEGMVEATAMTTQCRSSYLANEILWGHRYEPVLFEEKHYYKVDYSRFHKTYEVPNTPLCSARDLAEKKYILSNANSFCYENEVALTSKEEDDSENGVPDSRSTDTPPDLDLHNQASVPLEPRPLRRESEI